A window of the Salmo trutta chromosome 25, fSalTru1.1, whole genome shotgun sequence genome harbors these coding sequences:
- the LOC115162197 gene encoding leucine-rich repeat and immunoglobulin-like domain-containing nogo receptor-interacting protein 2 yields MRRSALYHCHPLLGGALLLLLASCAMGCPARCDCSAQTKSVSCHRKRLPTIPEGIPIETRLLDLSKNKLRSITPDNFSSFLQLEDLDLSDNLIGVVEPGSFKFQLSLRSLNFHSNLLQLVPAGVLSGLANLTSLDLSHNRLVVLLDHGFQDLRRLMSLEVGDNELVFISQRAFTGLLGLQSLTLERCNLTVVPTDALGHLHSLVELRLRHLGIGTLKPYSFKRLPRLRHLEIDYWPWLEVLPALSLHSLNLTTLSVTNTNLSSFPGHALRNLPYLTHLNLSFCHIQHIQQGVLDQLPRLQELHLRGAQLVYIEPLAFLGLPALHVLDVSHNQLDSVERAVFKSPDSLQTLLMGGNPLVCDCRLLWLLSGRKPPFLQLPDPQPECSAPERLRGKPLLDLKEPLVTRYVICTKPRIGPNTTQLLLADEGKPVRLNCIADGAPRPSMAWVTPHRQYVTVKSTGRVTVHTDGTLEIKAAELHDSGVYLCVASNAAGNASLSASLAVKSLGISDTSLYANKIGLLADSNGTWANGTVLYNMTNPIDLKTIIISTAMGCLSFLGVVIFCFLLLFAWSRGKGRHKSNFDMEYVPRKSNGTAAEATETSGPRRVNMKMI; encoded by the coding sequence ATGCGGCGCTCCGCCCTGTACCATTGCCACCCTCTTCTGGGTGGGGCTCTGCTGCTACTGCTGGCTAGCTGCGCCATGGGCTGCCCCGCCCGCTGCGATTGCTCCGCCCAGACCAAGTCAGTCAGCTGCCATCGCAAGCGCCTGCCCACCATCCCTGAGGGCATCCCCATCGAGACCCGGCTTCTGGACCTGAGCAAGAACAAGCTGCGGAGCATCACCCCAGACAACTTCTCCTCCTTCCTACAACTGGAGGATCTGGACCTCAGCGATAACCTGATTGGTGTGGTCGAACCGGGCTCCTTCAAATTTCAGCTCTCCCTGCGCTCGCTGAACTTCCACAGCAACCTCCTTCAGCTGGTCCCTGCCGGCGTGCTCTCCGGCCTGGCCAACCTCACAAGTCTGGACCTCAGCCACAACAGGCTGGTGGTGCTGCTGGACCATGGCTTCCAGGACCTTCGGAGGCTGATGTCCCTGGAGGTAGGCGACAATGAGCTGGTGTTCATCTCCCAGAGGGCCTTCACGGGCCTGCTGGGCCTACAGAGCCTCACCCTGGAGCGCTGCAACCTGACTGTGGTGCCCACTGACGCCCTGGGGCACCTGCACAGCCTGGTGGAACTCCGCCTGCGCCACTTGGGCATCGGCACCCTAAAGCCCTATTCCTTCAAGAGACTTCCACGTCTTCGCCACCTGGAGATCGACTATTGGCCCTGGTTGGAAGTCTTACCCGCTCTGTCACTACACAGCCTCAACCTCACCACGCTCTCTGTCACCAATACCAACTTGTCTTCCTTCCCCGGCCATGCTCTACGCAACCTGCCCTACCTCACGCACCTCAACCTGTCCTTCTGCCACATCCAGCACATCCAGCAAGGGGTGCTAGACCAGCTTCCGCGACTGCAGGAGTTGCACCTGCGAGGAGCTCAACTGGTTTACATTGAACCCCTGGCCTTCCTGGGCCTCCCAGCACTGCATGTGTTGGACGTATCCCACAACCAGCTGGACTCAGTGGAGCGAGCTGTGTTCAAGTCCCCTGACAGCCTGCAGACGCTGCTCATGGGGGGGAACCCACTGGTGTGCGACTGCCGGCTCCTATGGCTGCTGAGTGGCCGGAAGCCACCCTTTCTGCAGCTCCCTGACCCCCAGCCCGAGTGCAGTGCCCCTGAGCGCCTCCGTGGGAAACCCCTGCTGGACCTCAAGGAGCCGCTGGTGACACGGTACGTGATCTGCACCAAGCCCCGGATTGGGCCCAACACCACCCAGCTGCTGCTGGCAGATGAGGGGAAGCCTGTTCGGCTCAACTGCATTGCAGACGGGGCTCCTCGGCCTTCCATGGCCTGGGTGACGCCACACAGACAGTATGTCACAGTGAAAAGCACCGGTAGAGTGACGGTCCATACCGACGGCACCCTGGAGATCAAGGCTGCAGAGCTGCACGATAGCGGCGTGTACCTGTGTGTGGCCAGCAATGCGGCGGGCAACGCCAGCCTGTCGGCCTCGCTGGCGGTGAAGAGCCTGGGCATTAGCGACACATCGCTCTACGCCAACAAGATTGGACTCCTGGCGGACTCCAACGGGACCTGGGCCAACGGCACCGTCCTGTACAATATGACAAACCCCATAGACCTGAAGACCATCATCATCTCCACAGCAATGGGCTGCCTGTCCTTCCTGGGCGTGGTCATCTTCTGTTTCCTGCTCCTGTTTGCATGGAGTCGTGGGAAGGGAAGGCACAAGAGCAACTTTGACATGGAGTACGTTCCCCGCAAATCGAACGGGACAGCAGCGGAGGCAACTGAGACAAGCGGGCCCAGACGAGTCAACATGAAAATGATTTAA
- the c9orf72 gene encoding guanine nucleotide exchange factor C9orf72 homolog has translation MSSGPPQSPAVAKTEVTVEGECPLLAATFAYWDNILGPRVRHIWAPRCEQPLLLSDGEVTFLANHTLNGEILRSAECGAVDVKFFVLAEKGVIIVSLIFDGELKGDKNTCALSIILPQTELAFYLPLHTVCVERLKHIIRKGRIWMQKGYNIISVLTSEIVHIMELLSSMKTHSVPEDIDIKDTILNDDDIGDSCHEDFLHKAISSHLQTCGCSMVVGSNPEKVNKIVRTLSLFLTPAERKCSRLCKADSSFKYDTGLFVQGLLKDSTGSFVLPFRQVLYSPYPTTHIDVDINTVKQMPPCHEHTYNQRLYMRSELSTLWKAASEDDIAPDAVIHTDESFTPNLNIFHDVMHKDTLVKLFIDEVFMLKPGLNLRSTYLAQFLLILHRKALTLLKYIEDETQKGKMPFRSLRSLKTDLDLMVEGDLNIVMAFAEKLRAGLHSFVFGKPFYTSVQERDVLMSF, from the exons ATGTCTTCCGGCCCACCTCAGTCGCCCGCAGTGGCTAAGACAGAGGTGACTGTCGAAGGAGAATGCCCTCTCCTCGCCGCCACCTTTGCCTACTGGGACAACATCCTGGGCCCGCGGGTGCGACACATCTGGGCTCCCAGGTGTGAGCAGCCACTGTTGCTGAGTGACGGTGAAGTCACCTTCCTGGCCAATCACACGCTGAACGGGGAGATTCTGCGCAGTGCCGAGTGTGGAGCGGTGGACGTCAAGTTCTTCGTCCTAGCTGAGAAGGGCGTCATCATTGTCTCGCTGATCTTTGACGGCGAGCTGAAGGGTGACAAGAACACGTGTGCCCTGTCCATTATTCTTCCACAGACAGAGCTGGCCTTCTACCTGCCCCtgcacactgtctgtgtggagagGCTCAAACACATAATCCGCAAGGGACGCATCTGGATGCAGAAA GGCTACAACATAATTTCTGTGCTGACATCAGAGATTGTCCACATCATGGAGCTGCTGTCCTCCATGAAGACACATAGTGTCCCAGAGGACATAGAC ATCAAGGACACCATCCTAAATGATGACGACATTGGAGACAGCTGCCATGAAGATTTCCTGCATAA GGCAATCAGTTCTCATCTCCAAACGTGTGGCTGCTCCATGGTGGTCGGAAGCAACCCAGAGAAAGTCAACAAG ATAGTGCGAACACTGAGCCTTTTCCTCACCCCTGCTGAGAGGAAGTGCTCTCGGCTCTGTAAAGCTGACTCCTCTTTCAAGTACGACACAGGACTGTTTGTACAAGGCCTCCTCAAG GACTCCACGGGCAGCTTTGTCTTGCCCTTCCGCCAGGTGCTGTACTCGCCCTACCCGACCACGCACATCGACGTGGACATCAACACGGTGAAGCAGATGCCACCCTGCCATGAGCACACGTACAACCAGCGCCTCTACATGCGCTCGGAGCTCAGCACGCTCTGGAAGGCGGCCAGCGAGGATGACATCGCCCCCGACGCTGTCATTCACACCGATGAGTCCTTCACCCCCAACCT AAATATTTTTCATGATGTTATGCATAAAGACACTCTGGTGAAGTTATTTATAGATGAG GTGTTCATGCTGAAGCCAGGCCTCAATCTGCGAAGTACTTACTTAGCACAGTTCTTGCTGATCCTTCACAGGAAGGCTCTCACGCTACTCAAAtacattgaagatgaaac GCAAAAGGGAAAGATGCCTTTCCGCTCCTTGCGCAGCTTGAAGACAGACCTCGACCTGATGGTGGAAGGCGACCTGAATATTGTCATGGCTTTTGCTGAGAAGCTGAGGGCTGGACTGCACTCCTTTGTATTTGGGAAGCCATTCTATACCAGTGTACAGGAGCGAGATGTGCTCATGAGTTTTTGA